A section of the Verrucomicrobium sp. GAS474 genome encodes:
- a CDS encoding phage portal protein — translation MAQKQQKPIRRQRLQSIGNTYYESAQITGQRSQAFLAFPQTAEKEFSYYNRRTILRKKRYLEANLSIIGALIKKVGKYSVGMGVLPMPCTGDQAWDDHTTTEFIEWASNPLVCDAMGMQDFFEMQKWNVESEFGEAEAFTAMVSSAKADSPQLQLIDPGEVEYYASSGTPPGLLNPGESSYIDGVKVNSKGRILAYAVRVTEGGGGSGTIDVDASNMIHLCDRRRPNQYRGLSAFASVANSGVDVMDLKALEVATVKLHSALAIAYTKNEGKGMGAGGFTDQLKTMLATSAAENGTQTPTGKTVLGEDIFAGAMIKSLGVGEDIKLLSSSRPTVNLISFLEWFYREIAVGTELSVELIWNLSLLGGANARINLADIQALFDMKQGKLNRRFNRRVWIWWLSKKFAQGYPMPNARRWWDCHWLGPAKINADAGNTAQSRIADLAAGFGSWAEFWASQGKSWKGQITQRISEVKFAQEECKRLGVDYAAVFPPPAGTAAVVPPDQAEILPAPQPAS, via the coding sequence ATGGCCCAGAAACAGCAAAAGCCGATTCGGCGTCAACGCCTCCAGAGCATCGGAAACACCTACTACGAGTCCGCCCAGATCACCGGGCAACGCTCGCAGGCCTTCCTCGCCTTCCCCCAGACCGCCGAGAAGGAGTTCAGCTACTACAACCGGCGTACGATCCTGCGAAAGAAACGCTACCTCGAGGCGAACCTCTCCATCATCGGGGCCCTGATCAAGAAGGTCGGCAAGTACTCCGTCGGCATGGGCGTCCTGCCGATGCCCTGCACCGGAGATCAGGCGTGGGACGACCACACGACCACCGAATTCATCGAATGGGCCTCGAACCCCCTCGTCTGCGACGCGATGGGCATGCAGGACTTCTTCGAGATGCAGAAATGGAACGTCGAATCGGAGTTCGGCGAGGCCGAGGCGTTCACCGCCATGGTTTCCTCGGCGAAGGCCGACTCCCCCCAGCTCCAGCTCATCGACCCCGGCGAAGTCGAATACTACGCCTCCTCGGGAACGCCCCCCGGGCTCCTCAATCCGGGCGAGTCCTCCTACATCGACGGCGTTAAGGTGAACTCCAAGGGCCGCATCCTCGCCTATGCGGTCCGCGTCACCGAAGGCGGCGGCGGGTCCGGCACGATCGATGTCGATGCCTCGAACATGATCCACCTGTGCGACCGCCGCAGGCCGAATCAGTACCGAGGCCTCTCGGCATTCGCCTCCGTCGCCAATTCCGGCGTCGACGTGATGGACCTCAAGGCCCTGGAAGTCGCCACCGTCAAACTCCACTCGGCCCTCGCCATCGCCTACACGAAAAACGAGGGGAAGGGAATGGGGGCGGGCGGCTTCACCGACCAGCTCAAAACCATGCTGGCGACCTCCGCCGCGGAGAACGGCACGCAGACCCCCACCGGGAAGACCGTCTTGGGTGAAGACATCTTCGCCGGGGCAATGATCAAGTCCCTCGGCGTCGGGGAGGACATCAAGCTTCTCTCCTCATCCCGCCCCACCGTCAATCTCATCTCCTTCCTGGAGTGGTTCTATCGTGAAATCGCCGTCGGCACCGAACTGTCGGTCGAGCTGATTTGGAACCTCTCCCTGCTCGGCGGGGCGAATGCCCGAATCAACCTCGCCGACATCCAGGCCCTCTTCGACATGAAACAAGGGAAGCTCAACCGCCGCTTCAACCGCCGCGTCTGGATCTGGTGGCTCTCCAAGAAATTCGCCCAGGGCTACCCGATGCCCAACGCCCGTCGCTGGTGGGACTGCCATTGGCTCGGACCGGCGAAGATCAACGCCGACGCCGGAAACACCGCCCAATCCCGCATAGCCGACCTCGCCGCCGGATTCGGTAGCTGGGCGGAATTCTGGGCCTCCCAGGGGAAGAGCTGGAAAGGCCAGATCACCCAGCGCATCTCCGAGGTGAAGTTCGCCCAGGAGGAGTGCAAGCGCCTCGGCGTCGACTACGCCGCCGTGTTCCCGCCGCCCGCAGGGACCGCAGCCGTCGTTCCGCCCGATCAGGCCGAGATTCTTCCCGCACCCCAACCCGCCTCCTAA
- a CDS encoding DNA cytosine methyltransferase — MNARAYYNEVDPYVAQYLRNLIGAGLIAPGDVDERSIVDVRPDDLRNYTQCHFFAGEGVWSGALRRAGWPDDRPVWTGSCPCQPFSDAGQGKGFDDERHLWPAFFALIAERRPVVCFGEQVASKDALAWLDVVQSDLEATDYAVGTTDFCSASVGAPHIRQRLYWVADAGRLDSSGRGELRDVGSPTLGDQGAGGERERLRDAADDCGLALGLADTSSPRHQRAIQDAEGEARNEARMFLSGSECGPRGVAHTEHDEQREGGRSGGEGTQRIEPRIKSCGRGGSGGMGDASGEQQSQVLTGDDAEHKQRASEWGRTELASGAGAGSGTGGWDHRGGCEAVRLAGDMAEVERPGPVNGFWGASDWLRCRDERWRPVEPGTFPLAHGAPARVGRLRTHGNAINLIQASEFISAYRFVRGEIV; from the coding sequence GTGAATGCACGCGCCTACTACAACGAGGTCGACCCCTACGTCGCGCAGTACCTCCGCAACCTCATCGGAGCAGGGCTTATTGCCCCTGGAGATGTCGACGAACGAAGCATCGTCGACGTTCGGCCAGACGATCTCCGAAACTACACTCAATGCCATTTCTTCGCCGGAGAAGGCGTCTGGAGTGGAGCCCTGCGTCGCGCCGGATGGCCTGACGACCGCCCCGTCTGGACCGGCTCTTGCCCCTGCCAGCCGTTCTCGGACGCTGGGCAAGGGAAAGGGTTCGACGACGAAAGACATCTTTGGCCCGCCTTCTTCGCCCTTATCGCCGAGCGCCGCCCTGTCGTTTGCTTTGGCGAGCAGGTTGCGAGTAAGGACGCTCTCGCTTGGCTCGACGTTGTACAATCTGACCTGGAAGCTACGGACTACGCCGTCGGGACGACTGATTTTTGCTCTGCGAGCGTCGGCGCTCCGCACATCCGACAGCGCCTCTACTGGGTGGCCGACGCCGGACGCCTCGATAGCTCAGGACGGGGAGAGCTTCGAGACGTGGGAAGCCCGACGCTTGGCGACCAAGGAGCGGGTGGGGAACGGGAACGGCTTCGGGATGCCGCTGACGATTGCGGCCTTGCCCTCGGCTTGGCCGACACCTCAAGCCCACGACACCAACGGGCGATCCAAGACGCAGAAGGAGAAGCACGGAACGAAGCACGGATGTTCCTGTCTGGTTCGGAGTGCGGACCTCGCGGGGTGGCCCACACCGAACACGACGAACAACGGGAAGGGGGAAGATCCGGGGGCGAAGGAACGCAGAGGATTGAACCCCGGATTAAATCCTGCGGACGCGGCGGCTCTGGCGGGATGGGCGACGCCAGTGGCGAGCAACAATCGCAAGTCCTCACGGGCGATGACGCCGAGCACAAACAACGGGCGTCGGAGTGGGGGAGGACAGAGCTCGCCTCCGGGGCTGGAGCAGGAAGCGGAACTGGCGGCTGGGATCATCGCGGAGGATGTGAGGCAGTCCGGCTTGCCGGAGACATGGCCGAAGTGGAGCGGCCCGGCCCGGTTAATGGCTTCTGGGGAGCTTCTGATTGGCTCCGATGCCGGGATGAGCGGTGGCGGCCAGTTGAACCCGGCACATTCCCGTTGGCTCATGGGGCTCCCGCCCGAGTGGGACGCCTGCGCACCCACGGAAACGCGATCAACCTTATCCAAGCGTCGGAGTTCATCTCTGCCTACCGGTTCGTCCGAGGGGAGATCGTCTAG
- a CDS encoding PD-(D/E)XK nuclease-like domain-containing protein: MNPGIYYGLPADEYHAAPGVSASMLKAMRRSPAHMRAEMANRKETEAMRFGTLLHLRLLEPERYKAECVIIPPDAPDRPTKAQLAAAKPAPKTVEQIAWWAKFDAETVGKTVIDQEEAFTIERIARNVFAHPIARELLTGEGQNEVSIFAVDPVTGLPLRCRVDRIKGRVFVDIKKTVNAADWEFSKTVADMGYHLQGALYLRVGALAQLAPEYFVLIAIEPLPPYAVNCFALGVKSLSRGDEECAALLAQYKECEASGIWPAYKQTLRTLEIPRYALMRPEDAEVVFDPAESTADEEGVA; encoded by the coding sequence ATGAATCCCGGAATTTACTACGGGCTCCCCGCCGACGAGTACCACGCCGCTCCCGGCGTCTCGGCCTCGATGCTCAAGGCTATGCGTCGCTCTCCCGCCCACATGCGGGCCGAGATGGCGAACCGGAAGGAAACGGAGGCGATGCGTTTCGGAACGCTCCTCCACCTCCGCCTCCTGGAGCCGGAACGGTACAAGGCCGAATGCGTTATCATTCCCCCCGACGCGCCGGATCGCCCCACCAAGGCACAGCTCGCCGCCGCCAAGCCCGCGCCGAAGACGGTCGAGCAAATCGCGTGGTGGGCGAAGTTCGACGCCGAGACGGTCGGGAAGACGGTTATCGACCAGGAGGAAGCCTTCACGATCGAGCGCATCGCCCGGAACGTCTTCGCCCATCCCATCGCCCGCGAGCTATTGACCGGAGAGGGACAGAACGAGGTATCCATCTTCGCCGTCGATCCCGTGACCGGACTGCCTCTCCGGTGCCGCGTGGACCGGATTAAAGGCCGGGTTTTCGTGGACATCAAGAAGACCGTCAACGCCGCGGATTGGGAGTTCTCGAAGACCGTCGCCGACATGGGGTATCACCTCCAGGGGGCCCTCTACCTCCGCGTGGGTGCGTTGGCCCAGCTCGCCCCGGAATACTTCGTCCTCATCGCCATCGAGCCGCTTCCTCCCTATGCCGTGAACTGCTTCGCGTTGGGCGTGAAATCCCTCAGCCGGGGCGATGAGGAATGCGCTGCGCTCCTCGCCCAATACAAGGAGTGCGAGGCGTCCGGGATCTGGCCCGCCTACAAGCAGACGCTCCGCACCTTGGAAATCCCCCGGTACGCGCTCATGCGCCCCGAGGACGCCGAGGTTGTGTTCGATCCCGCGGAGTCCACCGCCGACGAGGAAGGAGTCGCATGA
- a CDS encoding terminase gpA endonuclease subunit, translated as MTLGATKLLADYVDVLRPIEHRSVVLWARDNIILPEVVTQNDGPFDTSNCRYVDEALEDFRDPTVSDNTWCWAAQVFKSTALMVGLAYKIDQHPENAIWAMPNKDLLKAFAETKWKPVVEASPALRKHIPKEADRFKKLEQQFGRMVLTFIATGSQKNSKGRSAALILIDEIDDVEAEWNKKGMSVIGMLDSRTKSFSGSKVFKTGTPQLPSGPSWKGFMAGDRRLYFVDCPHCRKETTLEISPEHTAQYFPGVPAARVVWGEDAGGPSAKKANGEWDLKIVQDTARLKCPHCAKLITEGEKAAAVALGRWKATNPDAPEGKRSRRIPSIYSPHAKCSIAALAVKFLTCLDTPGGLRNFLNEECALPWQPKGSTVAKSDIDAVVERSPEYLLGEIPNVADFAMMTLSVDVQQSCFWWVKRAWFGTAASALVDYGQILSFDEIMTLADMKHRIKGTDQTVSCMFGLIDMGFRAKRYKGVYDFVLGPGAGRFSATQGRTGGHGFTKTIIENTFDHAGRQGPLIQFDDPTFKYALYLNAVKDRLKNNWWLPRNLGKDYEVQLTDEYLTEKEGWKTKEDNNHLGDCEKQQLFLPTLWGSEMLAALAAKVKENAAR; from the coding sequence GTGACGCTGGGGGCAACTAAGCTCCTCGCCGATTACGTCGACGTTCTCCGCCCCATCGAGCATCGGAGCGTCGTCCTATGGGCGAGAGACAACATCATCCTGCCGGAGGTCGTCACCCAGAACGACGGACCCTTCGATACCTCCAACTGCCGTTACGTCGACGAGGCCCTCGAGGACTTCCGCGACCCCACCGTCTCGGACAACACATGGTGCTGGGCCGCCCAGGTCTTCAAGTCCACGGCCCTCATGGTCGGCCTTGCCTACAAGATCGACCAGCACCCGGAGAACGCTATCTGGGCGATGCCCAACAAGGATCTCCTGAAGGCCTTCGCCGAGACGAAGTGGAAGCCCGTCGTCGAGGCCAGCCCCGCCCTGCGGAAGCACATCCCCAAAGAAGCCGACCGCTTCAAAAAGCTGGAGCAGCAGTTCGGGCGGATGGTCCTCACCTTCATCGCCACCGGCTCCCAGAAGAATTCTAAGGGCCGCTCCGCCGCCCTCATCCTCATCGACGAAATCGACGACGTCGAGGCGGAGTGGAACAAGAAGGGCATGTCGGTCATCGGCATGCTCGACAGCCGAACGAAGAGCTTCTCCGGATCGAAGGTTTTCAAGACCGGCACCCCCCAGCTTCCCAGCGGCCCGAGCTGGAAAGGGTTCATGGCGGGAGACCGCCGCCTCTACTTCGTCGACTGCCCTCATTGCCGGAAGGAGACGACCCTCGAAATTTCCCCCGAGCATACCGCCCAGTACTTCCCCGGAGTTCCCGCCGCCCGCGTTGTTTGGGGTGAAGATGCCGGGGGGCCTTCCGCGAAGAAAGCCAACGGCGAGTGGGATTTGAAAATCGTTCAGGACACCGCCCGCCTGAAATGCCCTCACTGCGCCAAGCTCATCACCGAAGGCGAGAAAGCCGCCGCCGTCGCCCTCGGCCGCTGGAAGGCGACCAACCCCGACGCCCCCGAGGGAAAGCGGAGCCGTCGCATTCCGTCCATCTACAGCCCGCACGCGAAATGCTCGATCGCCGCCCTGGCCGTCAAGTTCCTCACCTGCCTCGACACCCCCGGCGGCCTTCGGAACTTCCTGAACGAAGAGTGCGCCCTGCCGTGGCAGCCGAAGGGGAGCACCGTGGCGAAGAGCGATATCGACGCCGTCGTCGAGCGCTCCCCGGAGTACCTGCTCGGCGAGATCCCCAACGTGGCCGACTTCGCCATGATGACCCTCTCGGTCGACGTGCAGCAGTCCTGCTTCTGGTGGGTGAAGCGGGCGTGGTTCGGAACCGCGGCGTCCGCCTTGGTCGACTACGGCCAGATCCTCTCCTTCGACGAGATCATGACCCTGGCCGACATGAAGCACCGGATCAAGGGAACCGACCAAACCGTCTCCTGCATGTTCGGCCTGATCGACATGGGCTTTCGGGCGAAGCGATACAAGGGCGTCTACGACTTCGTGCTGGGCCCCGGGGCGGGTCGCTTCTCCGCGACCCAAGGCCGAACGGGCGGCCACGGCTTCACGAAGACGATTATTGAAAACACCTTCGACCACGCCGGGCGGCAGGGCCCCCTCATCCAGTTCGACGACCCCACTTTCAAGTACGCCCTCTACCTGAACGCCGTGAAGGACCGGTTGAAGAACAACTGGTGGCTCCCGCGCAACCTGGGGAAGGACTACGAGGTGCAGCTGACCGACGAGTACCTGACCGAGAAGGAGGGCTGGAAGACCAAGGAGGACAACAACCACTTGGGCGATTGCGAAAAGCAGCAGCTCTTCCTCCCGACGCTGTGGGGATCGGAGATGCTCGCGGCCCTCGCCGCCAAGGTGAAGGAGAACGCCGCCCGTTGA
- a CDS encoding S49 family peptidase, with the protein MRLQHIIQAVYNEPWLITAGGHASVQRLLEAKMGRARADDDAEPLDASIMVENPRRDAFVDDNGIGHIHICGVIGKHLGLIEKSCGNTDVCDVRREFDALRQQSAKGIMLYVDSPGGTIGGIPEMSRILSDCDIPLYAWTDTIIGSAAYWLASAAFQIWCTPSSEVGSIGVIYPWIDKSARWEMEGLTFAPIVNAEGIYKSAGHGPSFTPEQKEEIQGRVQALFDRFQGFVMARRPMIDSDFMRGQSVMGFDAVAAGLADNLGEFEDAYADLCSASGVFPMSIPDFSAPEKS; encoded by the coding sequence ATGCGCCTCCAGCACATCATTCAGGCCGTCTACAACGAGCCGTGGCTCATCACGGCCGGGGGGCACGCCTCCGTCCAGCGGCTCCTGGAGGCGAAGATGGGGCGAGCCCGGGCCGACGACGACGCGGAGCCGCTGGACGCCTCGATCATGGTCGAGAACCCCCGCCGCGACGCCTTCGTCGACGACAACGGGATCGGTCACATCCACATTTGCGGCGTCATCGGGAAGCACCTGGGCCTGATCGAGAAATCGTGCGGCAATACCGATGTCTGCGACGTGCGTCGGGAGTTCGACGCGCTCCGACAGCAGAGCGCGAAGGGGATCATGCTCTACGTCGACTCCCCCGGCGGCACCATTGGCGGCATCCCCGAGATGTCCCGCATCCTCTCGGACTGCGACATTCCCCTCTACGCCTGGACCGACACCATCATCGGGTCGGCAGCCTACTGGCTCGCCTCCGCCGCGTTCCAAATCTGGTGCACGCCCTCCTCCGAGGTGGGAAGCATCGGCGTCATCTACCCCTGGATCGACAAGAGCGCGAGATGGGAAATGGAAGGGCTCACCTTCGCCCCCATCGTGAACGCCGAGGGGATCTACAAGTCCGCCGGCCACGGCCCCTCCTTCACGCCCGAGCAGAAGGAAGAGATTCAGGGACGGGTTCAGGCCCTTTTCGATCGTTTCCAGGGCTTCGTCATGGCGCGGCGTCCGATGATCGATTCCGATTTCATGCGCGGGCAGAGCGTCATGGGCTTCGACGCCGTCGCCGCCGGGTTGGCCGACAACCTCGGGGAATTCGAGGACGCCTATGCCGACCTCTGCTCGGCCTCCGGGGTCTTTCCCATGTCGATCCCCGATTTCTCCGCCCCCGAAAAATCGTGA